TGTGTTATATGTGTTTCAGCATTATCAACAAACTCAAGTGAAGTAGCCGAACTAGTTATCCATGGAATTGTGCCATTTTCATAATATTCTGCCTGAGTCTTCAAGGGGGTGCTTCCCGTTCCGACATCGCACAAATCTATTAGTCGAACCCATTTCCACTTATCAGAAATTTCATAAGGAGTTTTGGACTCGTCTATTTCAAGAGATTTGCTGGTTTTCTTAATCTTCCCTCCTTTCATCAACCTATCCTTTTCAGCCTTAATTCTCTCCAAGAGAACTTCCGCTGGCTCATCACTAGCATCCTGCTCCACAAGCTTCCCTTGCACTGCAAGCTGCAATATTGTTTGTCTGAGCTTCTTTAAATTATCCAGATCTTCATAGAGCAAATCGAAGTTCCCATAAACAAACTGCCAGTGCTCTGCGAATTCTTCTGGACTGGCGGCAGCGAGCATCTTGCTAAGTGCTGAATTGTTCAAATGGTTGCGGTTTTCGTTCTTCTTTTGTTGGAGTGATTCAAGCTGATCACATACTGCCATAAGTTGATCAACTTTAGCTACGATGCGTTTTTGCTCTTCAAAGGGAGGAAGAGGAAAAGCGATATTTTTTACGATACCGGTGTTTAAATTTAATTGTGCACCACCAAAGGCTCTTTTTTTGAGCTCTCCTTGGAAATATAAAAAGAAATAATACAAATACTTAATAGAGATTTGATTTTTATTTAAATAAGGAAAAGCTAAATAGCCATCATGGATACAACCATTTATTCCTAATATAGTTGGAACCCCTATGGTTGCGCTATTAGAAAGAACAAAAGTTCCTTTTTCAAGGTAAACACTCTTTTTTGCCCCTTCTTTAGTTAGAAATTCATCGGTGTCTTTCAATACCCACCCATCAGCATATTTCCTTATATCCGAAATTTTAATCCAATGAAAAGGTGTTCTTCTTTGCTTCAATTACAGCAATTGGAATATTTGGTTTGTAGTACAGGATATAATCAGCACGCTTATT
The DNA window shown above is from Methanohalophilus levihalophilus and carries:
- a CDS encoding restriction endonuclease subunit S translates to MKDTDEFLTKEGAKKSVYLEKGTFVLSNSATIGVPTILGINGCIHDGYLAFPYLNKNQISIKYLYYFFLYFQGELKKRAFGGAQLNLNTGIVKNIAFPLPPFEEQKRIVAKVDQLMAVCDQLESLQQKKNENRNHLNNSALSKMLAAASPEEFAEHWQFVYGNFDLLYEDLDNLKKLRQTILQLAVQGKLVEQDASDEPAEVLLERIKAEKDRLMKGGKIKKTSKSLEIDESKTPYEISDKWKWVRLIDLCDVGTGSTPLKTQAEYYENGTIPWITSSATSLEFVDNAETHITQKAVEECRLRLYPPGTLIIALYGQGKTRGQVAEIQIEATINQACAALVFIDSLEISKSYVKLVLTKQYAELRSLAAGGAQPNLNVGIIKNAIIPLPPLEEQKRIVAKVDQLMILCDQLEAKIKQAQSDNETLMEAAVNHLLTA